gtgctgtatacatgtatgtatttatttttatatcagccaTTCAATTGTATTtccaagaagattatataggaaactgcatactctagtattttgcagaaatgcctggtaaggtaccctaatattttgcaagaaagctagtaaaccatcaacaaattcctggaaaaagttatataaaactGAGGagcgtgtcgtctgaccttaagtaTACACTATACGTGATCTAGTTAAATGACCTGTTCGCTCTTGAATAAAcgagtttttttaaattttttgaacgttttttttaaatgaattgtatAGATGTATGTAATTAAATGTCAACTTTAATTCAAGAATCTAAAAATGAGTAAATCGCATTCATTTGTTGTTATTGTCGTTGTTgtcttttatgtatttttagtGTCGTTTTTGTCTGAATCATTTCTTGCTCGATAGAAACTTAAGCCTGTTTTAGACTGACACGatatccaagatatttttgtaacCACGGTAGCCTTAACATATATGACAATTTAACTGTTCCTTTTTTGGAAAATGCTGATCAtgataatgtttttcttttttataggACCTATGCAATTGACCCTcatatagatttaaaaaaaagagaataaaatcaattaattgaCCCCGAGATAGatataaaataaggaataagaTACCTTTTTTGATGAGCCATATGCATTTAGGTAGCAAGTAACATTGTGCGCTAACGcggattatttattttttctgcaatgcaaATATCCTCAAACCTGCgcgtattttgattttttttttctgagattCTGAatcatattaaaacaaattaaaaacagcAATGTCCTAACTAAAACAAAATAGCATTATAAAAGACAAGAACAGAACACAAACTGGCGACTTTAGTCATGGCTTATTTATTAAGATTAAGCCATGCATTTTAACAACCGACCTACCACCAGTTAGTAAGCTGGTATATGGCTGCACATTGCAGAAATCAATCATCATATCAACATGAATTAACTtgttcaatcaatcaatcaatgaaaataaattaatcacaTCAGCAATAGAACTGTTTAATCAATCAATAATCAGCAATAGGGTTGTTCAATCAATCTATCTATGATCAATCATCGGCAATAGGATTGTTCAATCAATTGTGATCCATcaatcaatgaatttttttttatcattttcaattaaGTCAACAAAAATCATTTGATCAAATAGTGGATAAATAACGCTCTGCTTATAGCGGGTTCATACCCAGATTAGATCGAACGTTGGAGCAATTTAGGTTTGAATAGCATTACTTAAAAATACAGACGAAGATACAAAAAAAGACATAACTGTTACTCGGATTAGGTATAAAGCACGTGCCTTCTGATTTATTACTTGTTTTTTGGTCAACTAAACAACATGTTATCATGATCACTGATTCGGGTTCTTTTAAATGGAACAGAAATTAGGATGTTGTCGGGTTTCTTTTTTAGTATCTCTACTATTTTTACGGTACCGGTCAAATGTGAGTCTGACAGTAAGGTCCCGGCTTAACGATAAAATGTACGTTCTCAgaataacaaaaattatttttttttgtgatctACGTTTTACTTAATTGGTTCATGACCTCTGCAACCCACTCTCCTAGCTTTGAGCAGCCACCATGCTCTCTACTCGGCCATCTAGGTAAGACAAAAagtcttgctttcgatgacaaATGGAACCTAGCGCATTGGTAGCGCACTACACGGTCGTTTGGGATACAGGTGGAAttcagttaaacgacaatttgagaggaaCATAACGATACACTCCGGGGCCAAAGTGGAGCaccaatatagtgaatttccCTGTGTTTTATGTAATAATATTATGGCATATCTTGGCTTGTCAAAGATATGCAAATTTATCCAAGGACCTATAAATAGTGTTTATgtttttccggaatttttcCGGTTGAATATACTCGCTTTAAAATTAGGCCTCTTTTTGCATCATTTCTGGATTCTTCTTGAAACTGGTAAGACGTGTTTTAATTCTCTGTAATAAAGTATACTCTTTAGATTAATTTAATCGTTCAaatacttttatcaattttattaagtCGAGAAAAGGCATATATGCCACCGATTTCCGCTCGATGGCCACTGAGGTCCTTTGATTGTATGGATTTAGATGCAACAATCTCTCGAGTGCAATCTTCAATGGCGCACATTATTTTAGCTTGATCTTAAATTTACTGCTTTTTTCGGGTTAGCTACCAATATACCAAtagaattttatgaaattgattaacattaatttatttacaaattaattaggtAACAATTTTcgcttttgttttaaaataccaCGAGATCAACGGGGTCAATGCCAAGGCCGAAGAGACAAGTTAAACGGGCGGCTGCCCGTAATACTCAAGACCCAGGACAAGCACGCAGGCCAGGCCGGCGCATGGCTCAACGCCAACAGACCAACAATAACGAGCAAGATGTCCAGGCTCAACTGGCACCCCCTCAGCCCCAGGCAGTCCAACTACCCCAGGCAGCCCCACAGCATCAGGCGGCACTGTTACAACAGGCAGCCCCACCACAGCAAGCCCAGGATCAGGCGGGTAATGTGATTTTTAATCCCCCTGTAGCAACATTACAACAAACCACCACTCTAATGCCCGGCCTCACTTCGCCTGTCAATTCTAGTCTCACATCTACATGCACAGATACAGGGATAACTTCCATTATCACCTCA
The nucleotide sequence above comes from Magallana gigas chromosome 2, xbMagGiga1.1, whole genome shotgun sequence. Encoded proteins:
- the LOC136273012 gene encoding lethal(3)malignant brain tumor-like protein 3 → MPRPKRQVKRAAARNTQDPGQARRPGRRMAQRQQTNNNEQDVQAQLAPPQPQAVQLPQAAPQHQAALLQQAAPPQQAQDQAGQPS